A single Thermoanaerobacterium sp. RBIITD DNA region contains:
- a CDS encoding sugar nucleotide-binding protein, producing the protein MYHVDDINLTDYNAPAKGLKNSVLDNYMLRQRFNYKMQHWEDVLKECLDYI; encoded by the coding sequence TTGTACCATGTTGATGACATAAATTTGACAGATTATAATGCACCAGCAAAAGGGTTAAAAAATTCTGTTCTTGATAATTATATGTTGAGACAAAGGTTTAATTATAAAATGCAACATTGGGAAGATGTATTAAAAGAGTGTTTAGATTACATATAA